One Danio aesculapii chromosome 22, fDanAes4.1, whole genome shotgun sequence genomic window carries:
- the LOC130216293 gene encoding natterin-3-like translates to MDISTRIVFALLLTISGGDLSPTFESAEFSESHHQRHPRGLVLIEPKPSDENVINIDQTASDHNTSLEWVRSDRVPKDTVIVKDEGQQHYIAKHISNCELCLLKSNLKSCFQMVGPGDWKYVDISNYKDLMFLVNRDNFELLEWKKYTNNRFPPMSLLVCGQFIVKNLNMSSKTDGEVLVINNDIKVQYLNVVEYQISSAVSTENPEVLKHFKASNRNCIASKHTIKLDQSIDKIYSYQIGKIRKFGITFDLSVSGEIPTIAKIGGKLGLKFERTRSRLNTSSVLEKNLHSVSTAVEIPPNHSCTIDITSNTFKTEVPFTGEITRVYNNNQIRKALVTGTYIHQEVDEIETLVNRCQPLFGGRNCD, encoded by the exons ATGGATATCAGCACAAGGATCGTGTTTGCTCTGCTGCTGACAATTTCAGGGGGGGATCTCAGTCCAACCTTTGAAAGTGCTG AGTTTTCAGAGAGCCACCATCAGCGTCATCCACGTGGACTGGTGCTCATTGAACCGAAACCTTCTGATGAAAATGTCATAAACATCGACCAGACAGCATCTGATCACAACACCAGCTTGGAGTGGGTCAGATCAGACAGAGTGCCAAAGGACACAGTTATTGTTAAAGATGAAGGACAGCAACATTACATTGCTAAACATATCTCAAACTGTGAGCTTTGCCTTCTCAAGAGTAATTTAAAGTCGTGTTTTCAAATGGTGGGCCCCGGGGATTGGAAATATGTGGACATTTCCAATTACAAAGACTTGATGTTTTTAGTGAACAGGGACAACTTTGAACTGCTGGAATGGAAGAAATATACCAATAATAGGTTTCCACCAATGTCACTGTTGGTATGTGGGcaatttattgttaaaaatctgAATATGAGTTCAAAAACGGATGGGGAAGTGCTCGTCATAAACAACGACATTAAAGTGCAGTATTTAAATGTTGTTGAGTATCAAATATCAAGTGCAGTGTCAACAGAAAACCCTGAAGTGCTTAAACATTTCAAAGCTTCCAACAGAAACTGCATTGCATCTAAACATACAATAAAATTGGACCAAAGTATCGATAAAATATATTCTTATCAAATTGGTAAAATCCGTAAATTCGGAATCACCTTTGATCTGTCAGTCTCTGGTGAAATCCCAACTATTGCAAAAATAGGAGGAAAACTTGGGCTTAAATTTGAGCGCACACGGTCACGTCTTAATACTTCGTCTGTACTTGAGAAAAACCTTCATTCTGTGAGCACGGCTGTGGAGATTCCACCCAACCATTCCTGCACTATTGACATTACAAGCAATACCTTCAAAACTGAAGTCCCGTTCACTGGTGAGATCACGAGAGTGTACAACAACAACCAAATACGAAAGGCCTTGGTCACCGGCACCTACATCCATCAGGAAGTAGACGAAATCGAAACACTTGTGAATCGCTGTCAGCCGCTTTTTGGTGGAAGAAATTGTGACTAA
- the LOC130216290 gene encoding natterin-3-like, whose amino-acid sequence MDISTRIVFALLLTISGGDLSPTFERAEFSESHHQRHPRGLVLIEPKPSFKIVVNIDQTASDHTSLEWVRSDRVPKDTVIVKDEGQQHYIAKHISNCELCLLKSNLKSCFQKVGPGDWKYVDISNYKDLMFLVNRDNFELLGWKKYTNDRFPPMSLLVCGKYIVKNLNMSSKTDGEVLVINNDIKVQYLNVVEYQISSAVSTENPEVLKHFKASNRNCNASKHTVKLDQSIDKTYSYQIGKIRSIGINPEISVSGEIPTIAKIGGKLGLKFERTRSRLNTSSVLEKNLHSVSTDVEIPPNHSCTIDITSNTFKTEVPFTGEITRVYNNNQIRKALVTGMYIYQEVDEIETLVNRCQPLFGGRNCD is encoded by the exons ATGGATATCAGCACAAGGATCGTGTTTGCTCTGCTGCTGACAATTTCAGGGGGGGATCTCAGTCCAACCTTTGAAAGAGCTG AGTTTTCAGAGAGCCACCATCAGCGTCATCCACGTGGACTGGTGCTCATTGAACCGAAACCTTCTTTTAAAATTGTCGTAAACATCGACCAGACAGCATCTGATCACACCAGCTTGGAGTGGGTCAGATCAGACAGAGTGCCAAAGGACACAGTTATTGTTAAAGATGAAGGACAGCAACATTACATTGCTAAACATATCTCAAACTGTGAGCTTTGCCTTCTCAAGAGTAATTTAAAGTCGTGTTTTCAAAAGGTGGGCCCCGGGGATTGGAAATATGTGGACATTTCCAATTACAAAGACTTGATGTTTTTAGTGAACAGGGACAACTTTGAACTGCTGGGATGGAAGAAATATACAAATGATAGGTTTCCACCAATGTCACTGTTGGTATGTGggaaatatattgttaaaaatctgAATATGAGTTCAAAAACGGATGGGGAAGTGCTCGTCATAAACAACGACATTAAAGTGCAGTATTTAAATGTTGTTGAGTATCAAATATCAAGTGCAGTGTCAACAGAAAACCCTGAAGTGCTTAAACATTTCAAAGCTTCCAACAGAAACTGCAATGCATCTAAACATACAGTAAAATTGGACCAAAGTATCGATAAAACATATTCTTATCAAATTGGTAAAATCCGTTCAATCGGAATAAACCCAGAGATTTCAGTCTCTGGTGAAATCCCAACTATTGCAAAAATAGGAGGAAAACTTGGGCTTAAATTTGAGCGCACACGGTCACGTCTTAATACTTCGTCTGTACTTGAGAAAAACCTTCATTCTGTGAGTACGGATGTGGAGATTCCACCCAACCATTCCTGCACTATTGACATTACAAGCAATACCTTCAAAACTGAAGTCCCGTTCACTGGTGAGATCACGAGAGTGTACAACAACAACCAAATACGAAAGGCCTTGGTCACCGGCATGTACATCTATCAGGAAGTAGATGAAATCGAAACACTTGTGAATCGCTGTCAGCCGCTTTTTGGTGGAAGAAATTGTGACTAA